TACCTCTCCCTTTGCGCCACCAGTAGCCAGAAGGTTTGGGTGTTTCGGGTTGAACTGAAGGGTCTTGATGGCGCCGCTGTGTTTAGTGGTTCTTGAGATCAAAGCATCACTAAGATTAAACGATTAGCAAAATCTTAGGGGGAATTTGTTAACATATAGAGTTTGACCAACCTAGATCCAGCAAGTAGCTTATCCGCATCCCATAGCTCCAGCGAGCCATTCTCCAAGCCACCCGCAATCACGCCCCGTTTGTTGTCTTCGAACGTTGTCCAGGCCACATCATTGAAGCTGGTTACAGTAATCAGTCAACATGCTCGTCTTCTTTTTAGTTCCCAGAGACCCACTTACCCAGAGTCGGTATCGAGCTTAGCTAGCGGCTGCAGCTCCTCGCTCGCATCTTCGCGGTCAAGGCCCAGATCCCACAGCTCGAGACATGTCTTGTTAGAGAAGTCGGCATCGACAGCGCCAGCACGAGTTCCAGTTGCGATCAATGGCGACGCAGCGCCAGGCGACCAGGCAAACGTGGCCGTCCTTGGGATTTCCCTCAGACGCACCATGATGATGGCAGGGGAGGTATGGTTTGGTGAGGATCGAGACCAATAGTTTGTGTCAAAGGTATCATCCAAGGAACAATGAAACTCAGTTTGTGGGAAAGAAGAGGGATCAATAACCACCCCCTATGAATAGTTGACAATGGGGTGATACTCTAGATGTTCCAAGTATAGCAGTAACCAAGTGGCCTCCTGGACTTGGAGGGACCGGGGAACGCGCGCTAGACCGCTTTGAGACTCGCCAAAACACTCCGATGTGAGCTTCACgtgatatcaatcttccgTTCTGAGCTGATGGCAAGATACAGCTCGGATTCAGAATATCGACCCAAAAGCTTTCTTTATTGTCGCAGATACCTTTCTCCTCGCCTTTTCTACCACTCTGTACAAACTCGTCACATCGCTATACTTTGACCCGAAGCGCAACTATACATCATGAGTGAAACCACGCGGCTTAAGAGCACTGTCTACGTTGGTGGTCTTGACCAAGGAGTGACCGCACACACACTTGCCGAAGCTTTCATTCCATTCGGCGAGGTCGTCGATATCTCTCTACCTAAACCAGAGCAACCTAACTCCGCTGAAATTCACcgtggatttggatatgtgGAGTTTGATCTGCCGCAAGACGCCAAAGAGGCAATTGACAACATGGACGGTAGCGAGATCTACGGGCGCACCATCAAAGTCGCCGCTGCAAAGCCGCAGAAGGATGCCAATGAGGGATTAGGCAGCAAGACTGCAATCTGGGAACAGGTTCGTTGGGTTCGATTTTGGATCTGATTGCGATCTATACTGACCGGTTTACTCTATAGGAGGGTTATTTGGCCAAGCATGCTGTCAGCGAGGAAGATCGGGAAGCAGCGGAGGAGGCTCAGGCTGCCAGCAGTCGTCCCCAAGATCCTATGCAGGGATTGGAACAATTAGATGTTGCTGGGCCGAAGCCCGAGTGAAACACGCTACACTTTACGATAGCTACGACGAAGATgacaaacaaaaaaaagcacaagTCTCACACGACAGTACATTTTGCCAATTACACCACAGTACTCAGGCTCGGGAAGCCGGAATTTGTACACGGGCGCAATCTCAAGCCCGTTCCTTTTTGTCTCCACTGGCAAATTGTGCCCATCAGCTTCAACTTCTCCTAATCAACAATACAAGCGGCAGTATTCCAAAAACTGCGGATCGAATTCTGAGAGCTTAAAGAAACATGGTGGTACATCTAGTGCTCACGGCTCTCGGGGCTGTTGCGGTAGAGACGCAAGGTCTTGTCGGTCATCAGCTTCTTGCCGCAAGAGTAGACAGCAGCGCTGAGGGCAACACTGAAACGATAAGTTAGCATCAGGGAAAGACACGAGCTTGATTGCCAGACAAGAGATTTAGGGAGATAAAGTTCGGCGTAAGACGGGCATGTGTTCCCGGAATCAAGCAGCAGATAGTATCAAACAGGAACAGGGAGAAACATACGCCAGGACGAAGCCTATAAATTACACAGACCGTTAGCTCAATTCCCGATCGCGAAAGTCATCACAATTGCACATACCGATAGGGAGCAACTCGGGGGGCACACGCTTAAGCTGGCGCAGACGCTGGGAGATAGTGTGAGCTGTAGGTGCACGGTTAGTTCAAAGGCTGTCCCCATAAAAGTAGATCCATTTCTGCATGACCCCATGGATCACGGGATCCAGCGATCTCATAGATGCATACCACTTTGTTGCTCCTTCTACAGACACGAGTTAGTTACCGAGGGATCGTATGATCACAAGACACAAGACCAATGCCGAAGGGAATAACATACAGGAGTAGGGAAAGCAAAGGCCCGAGTGGGCTGCATCCGCAGCATGCGAGTGGGATACATGACGATATGCGTAGTTCAACTCTGGAGTAGCAGAAGAAGTGTGGGATAGAGGGCGAGGTTGAAACACCAGCTTTCCGAGAACGTGACTGGCTCGGGTGTAAAAGCGAGACGCTCAGTGGCTCTCGCTTGACCGCCCGCGGTCATATCCGGCACTTCACAGCTTCAATCACCCAACGTCGCTCTTCCCGGCTCactctctcctctcctctgTTTCCACTCCACTCCAATTCTTCCTCTGTGTTGTTTCTCCTGAAGCTACACATCGCAAATATGGTTGCCATTCCGGAAGCTGACCCCGATGAGGTCCTCGAGACAAAGCCCTTCAAGTTCGTCACTGGTAAGTCTACTACCCCCTCCCGAGAAAACCGGGGCCAATGGCCCTATAGAGAGTCAATGGCTAATTTAATTGCAGCTGGTACGTGagacttgaaaa
Above is a window of Penicillium digitatum chromosome 2, complete sequence DNA encoding:
- a CDS encoding Peptidyl prolyl cis-trans isomerase Cyclophilin, putative, yielding MSETTRLKSTVYVGGLDQGVTAHTLAEAFIPFGEVVDISLPKPEQPNSAEIHRGFGYVEFDLPQDAKEAIDNMDGSEIYGRTIKVAAAKPQKDANEGLGSKTAIWEQEGYLAKHAVSEEDREAAEEAQAASSRPQDPMQGLEQLDVAGPKPE
- a CDS encoding NADH-ubiquinone reductase complex 1 MLRQ subunit; its protein translation is MYPTRMLRMQPTRAFAFPTPKEQQSAHTISQRLRQLKRVPPELLPIGFVLAVALSAAVYSCGKKLMTDKTLRLYRNSPESREH